In a genomic window of Branchiostoma lanceolatum isolate klBraLanc5 chromosome 12, klBraLanc5.hap2, whole genome shotgun sequence:
- the LOC136446413 gene encoding uncharacterized protein, which translates to MSVTEHVGNNHRFRNNQMFKRCAHDPISGRDQTDIKWLKPGTTPHRALHEVVHEKSLLKDMSHLTGFKHTGELEVFHNMLLKYAPKRQHFSYHGMRARLQLAALDHNSNVFREQATTKKGDPRWTAAFSKRKKDWIVRKVFQAKQYGFRQDLMKLVLKRAKSCEWSLGLWPARPEGCRN; encoded by the exons ATGTCTGTTACCGAGCATGTTGGCAACAACCACCGCTTCCGGAACAACCAGATGTTCAAGCGGTGTGCACATGACCCCATCTCTGGCAGGGACCAAACAGACATCAAGTGGTTGAAGCCAGGAACCACTCCACACCGGGCTCTGCATGAAGTGGTTCATGAGAAAAGTCTCCTGAAAGACATGTCCCACCTGACAGGAttcaaacacaccg GAGAGCTGGAAGTATTTCACAACATGCTACTGAAGTACGCCCCCAAACGGCAGCACTTCTCTTACCATGGGATGAGGGCAAGACTCCAACTGGCAGCCCTCGACCACAACAGTAACGTGTTCCGTGAACAGGCAACAACCAAAAAAG GAGACCCAAGATGGACTGCTGCCTTCAGCAAGCGAAAAAAAGACTGGATTGTGAGGAAAGTCTTCCAAGCAAAACAGTACGGATTTCGCCAGGACCTGATGAAGCTGGTGCTGAAAAGGGCTAAGAGCTGCGAGTGGTCGCTGGGTCTGTGGCCAGCACGTCCTGAGGGATGCCGAAACTGA